A stretch of Helicobacter pylori DNA encodes these proteins:
- the folK gene encoding 2-amino-4-hydroxy-6-hydroxymethyldihydropteridine diphosphokinase, which produces MREILTSRFFPSLFKKRLDFSNRVVLGLGSNLKNPLKILKNCFLYFKNHSKIGKIFSSPIYINPPFGYTNQPNFYNATIILKTSLSLRHFFALVFYIERRFGRKRKRDFKDAPRTLDIDIIAFNQVILRQNDLTLPHPKWSERDSVLVPLTLQQILFKREEW; this is translated from the coding sequence ATGCGAGAGATCCTTACTAGCCGCTTTTTCCCTAGCCTTTTTAAAAAAAGGCTTGATTTTTCTAACAGGGTGGTTTTAGGGTTGGGATCTAATCTTAAAAATCCTTTAAAAATATTAAAAAATTGTTTTTTATATTTTAAAAATCATAGTAAAATCGGGAAAATTTTTTCTTCGCCCATTTATATCAATCCGCCTTTTGGTTACACTAATCAACCTAACTTTTATAACGCTACGATTATCCTTAAAACATCTTTAAGTTTACGCCATTTTTTTGCTCTGGTTTTTTATATAGAAAGGCGTTTTGGGCGCAAAAGGAAGCGCGATTTTAAAGACGCTCCAAGAACTTTAGATATTGACATTATCGCTTTCAACCAAGTCATTTTAAGGCAGAACGATTTGACTTTACCTCACCCTAAATGGAGTGAAAGGGATTCGGTGTTAGTGCCTTTAACTTTGCAACAAATCCTTTTTAAAAGAGAAGAGTGGTGA
- the ylxH gene encoding flagellum site-determining protein YlxH: MNNQASRLDNLMNLKSPKSFFDNKGNTKFIAITSGKGGVGKSNISANLAYSLYKKGYKVGVFDADIGLANLDVIFGVKTHKNILHALKGEAKLQEIICEIEPGLCLIPGDSGEEILKYISGAEALDQFVDEEGVLSSLDYIVVDTGAGIGATTQAFLNASDCVVIVTTPDPSAITDAYACIKINSKNKDELFLIANMVAQPKEGRATYERLFKVAKNNIASLELHYLGAIENSSLLKRYVRERKILRKIAPNDLFSQSIDQIASLLVSKLETGALEIPKEGLKSFFKRLLKYLG; this comes from the coding sequence ATGAACAATCAAGCGAGCCGTTTAGATAATTTGATGAATCTTAAAAGCCCTAAAAGTTTTTTTGATAATAAAGGGAATACCAAATTCATCGCTATCACAAGCGGTAAGGGAGGCGTGGGGAAGTCCAACATTAGCGCTAATTTAGCCTACTCTCTATACAAGAAAGGTTATAAGGTAGGGGTGTTTGATGCGGATATTGGTTTAGCGAATTTAGATGTGATTTTTGGGGTGAAAACCCATAAAAATATCTTGCATGCCTTAAAGGGTGAAGCCAAATTACAAGAAATCATTTGCGAGATTGAACCCGGGCTTTGCTTAATTCCCGGGGATAGCGGCGAAGAAATTTTAAAATACATTAGCGGTGCAGAAGCTTTAGATCAATTCGTAGATGAAGAGGGGGTTTTAAGCTCTTTAGATTATATTGTGGTTGATACAGGCGCTGGGATTGGAGCCACTACGCAAGCGTTTTTGAACGCGAGCGATTGCGTGGTGATTGTTACCACACCCGATCCATCAGCGATTACCGATGCGTATGCATGCATTAAAATCAACTCCAAAAATAAAGATGAATTGTTTCTTATCGCTAACATGGTAGCCCAACCTAAAGAGGGCAGGGCGACTTATGAAAGGCTGTTTAAGGTGGCTAAAAACAATATCGCTTCATTAGAATTGCACTATTTAGGGGCGATTGAAAACAGCTCTTTATTGAAACGCTATGTGAGAGAGCGGAAAATTTTAAGAAAAATAGCCCCTAACGATTTGTTTTCGCAATCCATTGATCAGATAGCGAGCCTTTTGGTTTCTAAACTAGAAACCGGTGCTTTAGAAATACCAAAAGAAGGTTTGAAAAGCTTTTTTAAAAGGCTTTTGAAGTATTTGGGGTAG
- a CDS encoding O-antigen ligase family protein: MLKERLKAFFSADSVFTLIFALFFLTSFKKPLTQVLLIVLMVFLLLRCYFQASLKETFTINHLKTMPFKWLTLAFLGVFLSIFPNMFNMHDSQTFRYNLFALNMSLTYACGALCLLFASRLRIKLNQKILFYSMAVANFINGLLSLVQKIYFNMPRAQGFSTVKEYVVLVSVSILGCYIYALYSHNQKEKLFFTLSVFVGFLVVILSATRSATIAFVATFLILSCFILYAKKSLKPLGYMVVVSLILSALYVGSNALEKRGAIEQSRVQNQSFEEDLKRYAKKDADSSIGWRLERWKEALTVLRLRPFFGMAASEKCQRLEEILSLSKSYRAKDLILCYERYDNQIIHILATRGIIGFLIWLFFLLVIVKIFWSGIKQNSLISFFILMTLAFYLIFGIGFDPFDFFITGSFFVGMIMMAVFLKKDKSVF; encoded by the coding sequence GTGTTGAAAGAGCGTTTAAAAGCCTTTTTTAGTGCGGACTCTGTTTTCACTTTAATTTTTGCCCTTTTTTTTCTCACTTCGTTTAAAAAGCCTTTAACGCAAGTCTTGTTGATTGTTTTAATGGTTTTTTTGCTTCTTAGGTGTTATTTCCAAGCGTCTTTGAAAGAAACTTTCACGATTAATCATTTAAAAACCATGCCTTTCAAATGGCTCACTCTGGCTTTTTTGGGCGTGTTTTTAAGCATCTTCCCTAACATGTTTAACATGCATGATAGCCAAACTTTCCGCTACAATTTATTCGCTCTAAACATGTCCTTAACTTACGCTTGCGGGGCGTTATGCTTGCTTTTTGCGAGCCGTTTAAGAATCAAATTGAATCAAAAAATCCTTTTTTATAGCATGGCTGTTGCAAATTTCATCAACGGCTTGCTTTCATTAGTGCAAAAAATTTATTTTAACATGCCCAGAGCGCAAGGGTTTAGCACGGTTAAGGAGTATGTGGTTTTAGTGAGCGTGTCCATTTTAGGCTGTTATATTTACGCGCTTTATTCGCACAATCAAAAAGAAAAACTTTTTTTCACTCTTTCTGTTTTCGTGGGGTTTTTAGTCGTTATTTTAAGCGCTACAAGGAGTGCAACAATCGCTTTTGTGGCTACTTTTTTAATCCTGTCTTGCTTTATTTTATACGCCAAAAAATCGCTCAAACCATTGGGTTATATGGTGGTTGTGAGTCTTATTTTGAGTGCTTTGTATGTGGGGAGTAACGCTTTAGAAAAAAGGGGGGCAATAGAGCAATCTAGAGTTCAAAACCAAAGCTTTGAAGAGGATTTGAAACGCTACGCTAAAAAGGACGCCGATAGCAGTATCGGGTGGCGTTTGGAGCGCTGGAAAGAAGCCCTAACGGTTTTGCGTTTAAGGCCCTTTTTTGGTATGGCCGCTAGCGAGAAATGCCAGAGGTTAGAAGAGATTTTATCCTTATCAAAGTCTTATAGAGCCAAAGATTTGATTCTTTGTTATGAAAGATACGACAATCAAATCATTCACATTTTAGCCACTAGGGGGATCATAGGCTTTTTGATCTGGCTCTTTTTCTTGTTAGTCATTGTAAAGATTTTTTGGAGCGGGATAAAGCAAAACTCTTTAATATCGTTTTTTATACTAATGACACTCGCCTTTTATCTTATTTTTGGCATCGGATTTGACCCCTTTGATTTCTTCATTACGGGAAGTTTTTTTGTGGGAATGATCATGATGGCTGTTTTTTTAAAAAAGGATAAAAGCGTTTTTTAG
- the aroQ gene encoding type II 3-dehydroquinate dehydratase, with amino-acid sequence MKILVIQGPNLNMLGHRDPRLYGMVTLDQIHEIMQTFVKQGNLEVELEFFQTNFEGEIIDKIQESVGSDYEGIIINPGAFSHTSIAIADAIMLAGKPVIEVHLTNIQAREEFRKNSYTGAACGGVIMGFGPLGYNMALMAMVNILAEMKAFQEAQKNNPNNPINNQK; translated from the coding sequence ATGAAAATTTTAGTGATTCAAGGGCCTAATTTAAACATGTTAGGACACAGAGACCCAAGACTTTATGGCATGGTAACCTTAGACCAAATTCATGAAATCATGCAAACTTTCGTGAAACAAGGCAATTTAGAAGTGGAATTAGAGTTTTTTCAAACCAATTTTGAGGGCGAAATCATTGATAAAATCCAAGAGAGCGTGGGCAGCGATTATGAAGGGATTATCATTAACCCTGGAGCGTTTTCGCACACTTCTATTGCGATTGCGGATGCGATCATGCTAGCGGGCAAACCTGTCATTGAAGTGCATCTCACTAACATTCAAGCCAGAGAAGAATTCAGGAAAAATTCTTACACTGGAGCGGCTTGTGGAGGCGTGATCATGGGATTTGGCCCGCTTGGTTACAACATGGCTTTAATGGCGATGGTCAATATTTTAGCCGAAATGAAAGCGTTCCAAGAAGCCCAAAAAAACAACCCTAATAACCCCATTAACAATCAAAAATAA
- the fliM gene encoding flagellar motor switch protein FliM yields the protein MADILSQEEIDALLEVVDENVDIQNVQKKDIIPQRSVTLYDFKRPNRVSKEQLRSFRSIHDKMARNLSSQVSSIMRSIVEIQLHSVDQMTYGEFLMSLPSPTSFNVFSMKPMGGTGVLEINPSIAFPMIDRLLGGKGSAYDQNREFSDIELNLLDTILRQVMQILKEVWSPVVEMYPTIDAKESSANVVQIVAQNEISIMVVLEIIIGHSRGMMNICYPVISIESILSKMGSRDFMLSETNSKKSRNKELQALLSGVSVDMMVFLGAVELSLKEMLDLDVGDTIRLNKVANDEVSVYVHKKKRYLASVGFQGYRKTIQIKEVIYSEKERTKEILEMLEEQRRGKVGDIMKIEEE from the coding sequence ATGGCTGATATTTTAAGCCAAGAAGAAATTGATGCGCTTTTAGAAGTCGTTGATGAGAACGTGGATATTCAAAATGTCCAAAAAAAAGATATTATCCCCCAACGCAGTGTAACCCTCTATGATTTCAAGCGCCCTAATCGTGTGAGTAAGGAGCAATTGCGCTCTTTTAGGAGTATCCATGACAAAATGGCTAGGAATCTTTCCAGTCAAGTCTCTTCTATCATGCGTTCTATTGTAGAGATCCAGCTCCATAGCGTGGATCAAATGACTTATGGCGAATTTTTGATGAGTTTGCCTAGCCCTACGAGTTTTAATGTCTTTTCCATGAAGCCTATGGGGGGAACGGGGGTTTTAGAGATTAATCCTAGCATCGCTTTCCCTATGATTGACAGACTATTAGGGGGTAAGGGGAGCGCGTATGATCAAAATAGGGAGTTTAGCGATATTGAATTGAATTTATTGGATACGATTTTACGCCAGGTGATGCAAATTTTAAAAGAAGTGTGGTCGCCTGTGGTGGAGATGTATCCTACCATTGACGCTAAAGAATCCAGCGCGAATGTGGTCCAAATCGTCGCTCAAAATGAAATTTCTATCATGGTGGTTTTAGAGATTATCATTGGGCATAGCCGTGGGATGATGAACATTTGCTACCCGGTGATTTCCATTGAGAGCATTCTTTCTAAAATGGGGAGTAGGGATTTCATGCTTTCAGAGACGAACTCCAAAAAGAGCCGTAATAAGGAATTGCAAGCGCTATTGAGCGGGGTGAGCGTGGATATGATGGTGTTTTTGGGCGCGGTGGAATTGAGTTTGAAAGAAATGCTGGATTTAGATGTGGGGGATACTATCCGGTTGAATAAAGTCGCTAACGATGAAGTGAGCGTGTATGTGCATAAAAAAAAGCGTTATTTAGCGAGCGTGGGGTTTCAAGGGTATAGGAAAACCATTCAAATTAAAGAAGTGATCTATAGCGAAAAAGAACGCACTAAAGAAATTTTAGAAATGCTAGAAGAACAGCGCAGAGGCAAAGTGGGCGATATTATGAAGATAGAAGAAGAGTGA
- a CDS encoding aminopeptidase, which yields MKGLERESHFTLNENAMFFECAYSCDNALFLQLDDRSFFITDSRYTQEAKESIQPKNGVLAEVIESSDLVQSAIDLIAKSSVKKLFFDPNQVNLQTYKRLNSAVGNKVVLKGVPSYHRQKRIIKNEHEIQLLKKSQALNVEAFENFAEYVKKIFDEKESLSERYLQHKVKDFLTKEGVYDLSFEPILALNANASKPHALPSAKDFLKAEHSILLDMGIKYERYCSDRTRTAFFDPKDFVFTREQSFKDKERQKIYDIVKEAQEKAISGIRAGMTGKEADSLARGVISDYGYGQYFTHSTGHGIGLDIHELPYISSRSGTILEEGMVFSVEPGIYIPGFFGVRIEDLVVIKNSRAELL from the coding sequence ATGAAAGGATTAGAAAGAGAATCGCATTTCACGCTCAATGAGAACGCGATGTTTTTTGAGTGTGCTTATAGTTGCGATAACGCTTTGTTTTTGCAATTAGACGATCGCTCGTTTTTTATCACTGATTCTCGCTACACTCAAGAAGCTAAAGAAAGCATTCAGCCTAAAAATGGCGTTTTAGCGGAAGTGATAGAATCTAGTGATTTAGTGCAAAGCGCGATTGATTTGATCGCAAAGAGTTCGGTTAAAAAGCTCTTTTTTGACCCCAATCAAGTGAATTTGCAAACCTACAAGCGTTTAAATTCAGCGGTTGGGAATAAGGTTGTTTTAAAGGGCGTGCCTAGTTACCACCGCCAAAAACGCATCATTAAAAACGAACATGAGATCCAACTTCTCAAAAAATCTCAAGCCTTGAATGTTGAAGCTTTTGAAAATTTTGCCGAGTATGTGAAAAAGATTTTTGATGAAAAAGAGTCATTGAGCGAGCGGTATTTGCAGCATAAGGTTAAGGACTTTTTGACTAAAGAGGGGGTTTATGATCTGAGTTTTGAGCCTATTTTAGCCTTGAATGCGAACGCGAGCAAGCCCCATGCTTTGCCTAGTGCGAAGGATTTTTTAAAAGCGGAGCATAGCATTCTTTTGGATATGGGGATCAAATACGAACGCTATTGCTCAGATAGGACTCGCACGGCTTTTTTTGACCCTAAAGATTTTGTCTTCACAAGAGAGCAGAGTTTCAAGGATAAAGAGCGTCAAAAGATTTATGACATTGTGAAAGAAGCACAAGAAAAGGCTATTTCAGGCATTAGAGCGGGCATGACCGGTAAAGAAGCGGACAGTTTGGCTAGGGGGGTGATTAGCGATTATGGTTATGGGCAGTATTTCACTCACAGCACCGGGCATGGCATTGGCTTAGACATTCATGAGCTTCCTTATATTTCATCGCGCAGTGGAACCATTTTAGAAGAGGGCATGGTGTTTTCTGTGGAGCCTGGGATTTATATCCCTGGATTTTTTGGGGTGCGCATTGAAGATTTAGTGGTGATTAAAAATTCTAGGGCTGAGCTTTTGTGA
- a CDS encoding RNA polymerase sigma factor FliA, protein MILMMENRMPKEIQKTEASEKSIEKVLNAYDKQQHHHQDALAIQYLPAVRAMAFRLKERLPSSIDFNDLVSIGTEELIKLARRYESALNDSFWGYAKTRVNGAMLDYLRSLDVISRSNRKLIKSIDIEITKHLNEHGKEPSDAYLAEALGENIEKIREAKTASDIYALVPIDEQFNAIEQDEITKKIEAEELLEHVQKALNQMSEREQILIQLYYFEELNLSEIKEILGITESRISQIIKEVIKKVRQSLGVDHG, encoded by the coding sequence ATGATTTTGATGATGGAAAATAGAATGCCCAAAGAAATTCAAAAAACTGAAGCGAGCGAAAAAAGTATAGAAAAGGTTTTGAACGCCTATGACAAGCAGCAACACCACCATCAAGACGCGCTCGCTATCCAGTATTTACCGGCCGTGCGCGCCATGGCGTTTCGTTTAAAAGAGCGCTTGCCCAGCTCTATTGATTTTAACGATCTGGTTTCTATTGGCACTGAAGAATTGATTAAATTAGCCAGGCGTTATGAGAGCGCGTTAAATGATTCTTTTTGGGGGTATGCTAAAACGCGCGTCAATGGGGCAATGTTAGATTATTTGCGCTCTTTAGATGTGATTTCTCGCTCCAACAGAAAGCTGATTAAAAGCATTGATATTGAGATCACCAAACACCTTAATGAGCATGGGAAAGAGCCTAGCGATGCGTATTTAGCAGAAGCTCTAGGAGAAAATATTGAAAAGATTAGAGAAGCCAAAACGGCTTCAGATATTTATGCGTTAGTGCCAATAGATGAGCAATTCAATGCGATTGAGCAAGATGAAATCACTAAAAAGATTGAAGCAGAAGAGTTGTTAGAGCATGTCCAAAAAGCGCTGAATCAAATGAGCGAAAGAGAGCAAATCCTTATCCAGCTTTATTACTTTGAAGAGTTGAATTTGAGCGAGATCAAAGAGATTTTAGGCATTACTGAATCGCGCATTTCTCAAATCATTAAAGAAGTGATTAAAAAGGTGCGCCAATCCTTAGGAGTGGATCATGGCTGA
- the flhF gene encoding flagellar biosynthesis protein FlhF → MKFYTYSGETAAEALKIAQSHHGVDTLVFKTQEIRKKTLTSSGLYEIVVAVEEESENKPPKAPLILESLYDEELNEEDVVMQLSSTVEEMRKLAGVSSNQRNYSFSKNKILLEKDAPLEDTPLEANKQDALLQALKDEANHKKEREKREVKQEEEIKDINLQLSKIRDSLKLIQNMFWDEKNPNSVNIPQEFAEIYKLAKQSGMKSSHLDEIMQLSLELMPLRMRENSVTIKRYFREVLRKMILCRPEDLNLRQKRILMLVGPTGVGKTTTLAKLAARYSRMLAKKYKVGIITLDNYRIGALEQLSWYANKMKMSIEAVIDAKDFAKEIEALEYCDFILVDTTGHSQYDKEKIAGLKEFIDGGYNIDVSLVLSVTTKYEDMKDIYDSFGVLGIDTLIFTKLDESRGLGNLFSLVHESQKPISYLSVGQEVPMDLKVATNEYLVDCMLDGFSNPNKEQA, encoded by the coding sequence GTGAAATTCTATACTTATAGTGGGGAGACGGCCGCTGAAGCTTTAAAGATCGCTCAAAGCCACCATGGGGTGGATACGCTGGTGTTTAAAACGCAAGAAATCCGTAAAAAAACGCTCACTTCTTCTGGGCTTTATGAAATCGTTGTGGCGGTTGAAGAAGAGAGCGAAAACAAGCCCCCTAAAGCCCCCCTTATTCTAGAAAGCTTGTATGATGAAGAATTGAATGAAGAAGACGTGGTCATGCAGCTTTCAAGCACTGTAGAAGAAATGCGCAAACTCGCCGGGGTTTCATCTAATCAGCGCAACTATAGTTTTTCAAAAAATAAGATCCTTTTAGAAAAAGACGCCCCGTTAGAGGATACGCCTTTAGAGGCTAATAAGCAGGACGCTTTATTGCAAGCCTTAAAAGATGAAGCCAACCATAAAAAAGAAAGAGAAAAAAGAGAGGTCAAACAAGAAGAAGAGATTAAAGATATTAATCTGCAATTAAGTAAAATCAGAGACAGCTTAAAACTCATTCAAAACATGTTTTGGGATGAGAAAAACCCCAATTCTGTCAATATCCCTCAAGAATTTGCCGAAATTTACAAACTGGCCAAACAAAGCGGGATGAAATCCAGCCATTTAGATGAAATCATGCAATTGAGCCTGGAATTGATGCCTTTACGCATGCGGGAAAATTCCGTAACGATCAAGCGTTATTTTAGAGAAGTGTTGCGCAAAATGATCTTATGCCGCCCTGAAGATTTGAATTTAAGGCAAAAACGCATCTTAATGCTTGTAGGGCCAACAGGCGTGGGGAAAACGACGACTTTAGCTAAATTAGCCGCGCGCTATTCTAGAATGCTCGCTAAAAAATACAAGGTGGGCATTATCACTTTAGACAATTATCGCATTGGGGCTTTGGAGCAATTGAGTTGGTATGCTAATAAAATGAAAATGAGTATAGAAGCGGTGATTGACGCTAAGGATTTTGCTAAAGAAATTGAAGCGTTGGAATACTGCGATTTTATTTTAGTGGATACGACAGGGCATTCGCAATACGATAAAGAAAAAATTGCCGGTTTGAAGGAATTTATAGATGGGGGTTATAATATTGATGTGTCCTTAGTGCTTTCAGTTACCACTAAGTATGAAGACATGAAAGATATTTATGATTCTTTTGGGGTGTTAGGGATTGACACTTTAATCTTTACAAAATTGGACGAGAGTAGGGGGTTAGGGAATTTGTTTTCTTTAGTGCATGAAAGCCAAAAGCCTATCAGCTATCTTTCTGTTGGGCAAGAAGTGCCTATGGATTTGAAAGTGGCTACTAATGAATATTTAGTGGATTGCATGCTAGATGGCTTTAGTAACCCTAATAAGGAACAAGCATGA